One genomic segment of Leishmania major strain Friedlin complete genome, chromosome 6 includes these proteins:
- a CDS encoding putative Qb-SNARE protein, producing MKRSIHTLEQLQLRLRSDAATTGGGSGRTGTTVEQRRTAEAAKQKRLATLTPYKQAEYRCVECVAELRQALRDVEEFEAALGRRTSAGVGRSREAEETGDAVDADDDESMRLLRRQEGRQGSSSSTETALLEQELARSRQQARRAHQRLQQLQREAARLASRAAAKAPAVTSSAAVASVGDASAPSAALEALEWQRALPHVERAKGWYRGVFGIRVVSSLDDPVLQLNRPAQPQQSAGSMAHFGRGANAVPSCVTAAAEGSSSPSAQARGSEARADGAATASPLLMLESAREDAEFREFFASVQANDELIDAAMDRISDGVHRLLENARGIQDELVVQEALLQQTEASAEAAEAQLTQMSRRLSRAIRELEDSSICMYVVCLLVLLLVLGLLLRVAS from the coding sequence ATGAAGCGCTCCATACATACACTCGAACAGCTGCAACTGCGCTTAAGAAGTGACGCGGCgaccaccggcggcggcagcggccgcactGGGACCACCGTTGAGCAGCGCCGTACCGCTGAGGCAGCCAAGCAGAAGCGATTGGCAACGCTGACCCCATACAAGCAGGCAGAGTACCGCTGCGTCGAATGTGTTGCagagctgcggcaggcgttgcgcgacgtggaggagtTTGAGGCTGCGTTGGGGCGCCGAaccagcgccggcgtcggTCGATCGAGAGAAGCGGAAGAGACAGGAGACGCCGTGGACGCGGACGATGACGAGAGCATGAGGCTGCTCCGCCGACAGGAAGGGCGCCAAGGGTCGTCAAGCTCCACTGAAACCGCTCTGCTAGAGCAGGAGCTCGCTCGTAGCCGGCAGCAGGCAAGGCGTGCTCATCagcgccttcagcagctgcagcgtgaaGCCGCGCGACTCGCCTCCAGGGCGGCTGCCAAGGCGCCCGCAGTTACGtcctccgctgccgttgcaTCTGTCGGCGACGCCTCGGCTCCCTCAGCAGCACTGGAGGCGCTTGAGTGGCAACGGGCACTGCCGCACGTCGAGCGGGCCAAAGGGTGGTACCGTGGCGTGTTTGGGATAAGGGTGGTCTCGTCTCTCGACGAtccggtgctgcagctgaacAGAcccgcacagccgcagcagtcggcTGGCAGCATGGCGCACTtcggcagaggcgccaaTGCCGTTCCGTCGTGTGTgaccgctgccgcagagggctcctcctctccctccgcaCAGGCGCGGGGCAGTGAggcgcgcgcagacggcgccgcgacggcaTCGCCGCTACTGATGCTCGAAAGCGCCCGCGAGGATGCGGAGTTTCGCGAGTTCTTTGCCTCGGTGCAGGCCAACGACGAGCTTATCGACGCGGCCATGGATCGcatcagcgacggcgttcaCCGACTCCTGGAGAACGCGCGTGGCATACAGGACGAGTTGGtggtgcaggaggcgctgctgcagcagacagAGGCctctgcggaggcggccgaggcgcagctcacgcagatgagccgccgcctcagccgTGCCATCCGCGAGCTGGAAGATTCGTCGATCTGCATGTATGTCGTGTGCCTGCTCGTGCTGCTACTCGTCCTTGGGTTGCTGTTGCGCGTTGCGAGCTGA